A genome region from Coffea arabica cultivar ET-39 chromosome 7e, Coffea Arabica ET-39 HiFi, whole genome shotgun sequence includes the following:
- the LOC113702291 gene encoding protein trichome birefringence-like 19, which yields MKFRAIEHSLRKHQTRRKIPKIASVVALTILLSVISIYSPSTQFHTKRASKLPSEFDSAEEPVKPTAPSGALLEACRNEHDGSEPCNHRETEVEDQKVTKADEEEPPRLKGEEVEVTKSAEIEARGSQEEEYCDLFSGEWVPNPEAPYYTNSCYGIQEHQNCMKYGRPDIEFLKWRWKPDGCELPIFDPRQFLQLVRGKSIAFVGDSVARNHLQSLMCLLSSVLYPREISKSTDENRHWEYQGYNFRMSIFWAPYLVRSVEVTGPKDRTRSFSLYLDEFDENWTTKIEEYDYFIISAGHWFFRPTMFYEKGNLVGCQYCPQENVTRLTAYFSYQRALRTAFRAINSLQNFKSVIFLRTFAPSHFENGTWDSGGNCPRTRPYKRNEAVLEGYNLELYKIQLEELRIAQEEGRRKPGLRFRLFDATKAMLLRPDGHPSVYGHLAGQKLELPRDCVHWCLPGPIDSWNDILLELLRRELRN from the exons ATGAAGTTCCGAGCCATTGAGCATTCACTAAGGAAACATCAAACTAGAAGAAAAATACCAAAGATAGCCTCGGTTGTAGCCCTAACTATTCTGTTATCAGTTATCTCCATTTATTCCCCTTCAACACAATTCCATACGAAGAGAGCATCCAAACTTCCTTCTGAGTTTGATTCTGCGGAGGAACCAGTAAAGCCAACTGCTCCTTCGGGTGCCCTTTTGGAGGCATGTCGTAATGAGCATGATGGTTCTGAGCCCTGTAACCACAGAGAAACAGAAGTAGAGGACCAAAAAGTAACAAAAGCGGACGAGGAGGAGCCACCAAGACTAAAGGGAGAGGAAGTTGAGGTTACAAAGTCAGCAGAAATAGAAGCACGGGGATCACAAGAAGAAGAATACTGTGACTTATTCTCAGGGGAGTGGGTTCCGAACCCTGAGGCACCGTACTATACCAACTCTTGTTATGGAATTCAAGAACATCAGAATTGCATGAAATATGGAAGGCCTGACATAGAGTTCTTGAAATGGAGGTGGAAACCAGACGGCTGCGAACTGCCCATATTCGATCCACGCCAATTCTTGCAACTCGTCAGGGGAAAGTCTATTGCCTTTGTCGGAGACTCCGTGGCAAGAAATCACCTGCAGTCATTGATGTGTCTCTTGTCCAGT GTGCTTTATCCTCGAGAAATTTCAAAGTCAACTGATGAGAACAGGCACTGGGAGTACCAAGGATACAATTTTAGAATGTCAATCTTTTGGGCTCCTTATTTGGTAAGGTCAGTTGAGGTAACTGGTCCCAAGGACAGGACCCGCTCTTTTAGTCTATATCTTGACGAGTTCGATGAAAATTGGACGACCAAAATTGAAGAATATGACTACTTTATCATCTCCGCTGGCCACTGGTTCTTCCGTCCAACCATGTTCTACGAAAAGGGCAATTTGGTCGGCTGCCAATATTGTCCACAGGAGAATGTCACTCGCTTGACAGCATACTTTAGCTATCAAAGGGCTTTGAGAACAGCATTTAGAGCCATTAatagcctgcaaaatttcaagagtgTAATATTTCTGAGGACATTTGCCCCCTCACACTTTGAAAATGGAACTTGGGATAGCGGTGGAAACTGTCCTAGGACCAGGCCTTACAAGAGAAATGAAGCCGTCTTAGAGGGATATAATTTAGAGTTGTACAAGATCCAATTAGAGGAACTTAGAATTGCGcaggaagaaggaagaaggaaaCCAGGATTGAGGTTTAGGTTATTTGATGCAACGAAAGCTATGCTGCTGAGACCGGATGGTCACCCCAGCGTGTATGGCCATTTGGCTGGTCAGAAGTTGGAGTTGCCCAGAGATTGTGTGCATTGGTGTTTGCCTGGACCGATCGACTCGTGGAATGATATTTTGTTAGAGTTATTAAGGAGGGAGTTACGTAATTAG